A section of the Rhipicephalus sanguineus isolate Rsan-2018 chromosome 11, BIME_Rsan_1.4, whole genome shotgun sequence genome encodes:
- the LOC119373447 gene encoding uncharacterized protein LOC119373447 isoform X1, which produces MARWNVGICITLAVLVPVKMAGVHHEPMDAFRAMGNFEAGVSIYTSTNDPAFKCLTATQTAFDLEARTTTYVWHFKGHDGAVKKNVTFYVREGRAPQEVTYFLDNDTTLIYTASCLYTDYSSLRCQQSSLLWA; this is translated from the exons ATGGCCAGGTGGAACGTGGGAATATGCATAACACTAGCTGTTCTTGTCCCTGTCAAAATGGCTGGTGTTCATCATGAGCCAATGGATGCTTTTAGG GCAATGGGAAACTTTGAAGCCGGCGTCAGCATCTACACATCCACCAATGACCCAGCATTTAAATGCCTCACCGCCACTCAAACAGCATTTGATCTCGAGGCGAGGACAACCACATACGTGTGGCATTTCAAAGGCCATGACGGCGCAGTCAA gaaGAACGTTACTTTTTATGTACGCGAGGGACGTGCTCCCCAGGAGGTCACCTATTTCCTTGACAACG ACACAACACTGATATATACTGCATCCTGCCTGTACACGGACTACTCGAGCTTGCGCTGTCAACAGAGTTCCCTTCTATGGGCATGA